GATATAATAGCTTAACAGAGGTCTTTAATGAGAAAATTCATACTAATAAACTTACTTTTTTTTACATTTCTTTTTGCACAAAAGCCAAAAGAAGTCTTATTACTTCACTCATATCATAAAGGATATATTTGGACTGATGATATTTCTAGGACTATTGAGAAAAGATTTAAGAATTACGAGAATATAGAATTAACTACAGTTTATATGGACACAAAAAAAATTGCAAACTCCTCATACTTAGACCAACTAGCAAAACTTTATAAAAAACAATTTGAAAATAGAAATTTCGATTTAATTATTGCAAGTGATAACAGTGCTTTTGATTTTGTGATTAATTATCATACATATTTATTTGAAAATCTTCCTGTTCTTTTTTGCGGAATAAACAATTTTGACAAAGCTTTTTTAGAACAAAATTATATGAAAAAATATATGACTGGTGTTGTTGAACAAGTTGATATAGAGAAGAATTTTGAACTAATTAAACATTTACATCCAAACTTAAAGAAATTAGTAATAATAAATGATACTTCAAAAACAGGTTATGCAATAAAAAGAGATTTAAGACCTATAATAAAAAAATATAAAAATGATTTTGAAATAGAATATATTGATGATTTAGATATTAATAATATTAGTAAAAAAGTCTCAAACTTAGGTAAAGATACTGCAATTTTATTTGTATTATTATTTAAAGATACAACAGGGAAGTACTTTACTTATAAACAAAGTTTTAAAAAAATTAGAGAATCTAGTAATGTTCCAATTTATGGACTTTGGGATTTTTACTTAAATTATGGAATTGTAGGAGGACTTTTAACTTCAGCAATCGGTCAAGGTGAAGCTGTATCTAAAATGGCACTTGATGTATTAAATGGCAAAAAAATATCTGAAATACCAATATTAGAGAAATCTCCAAATGAATATATGTTTGATTATAAAGAATTAGAAAGATTTAATATAGATGTAACAAAAAATTTAAATGACTATATCATAATTAATAAACCAAGTTCTGAATATAAAGAACTAACAAAGTTCTTTATATTAGCAATACTAATTATTATGATTCTAAGTATTATAGTGTTAACTCTTCGTGCAAATATACAAAGAAGATTAAAAGTTGAACATGCATTATCAAATAGACTTGAATTTGATAAAGTTTTACTTGATACTATTCCAAATCCTCTTTATTATAAAAATATTGAAGGTAAATTTTTAGGATGTAATCTAGCTTTTGCAAATTTAGTAAATGAACATAGAGATCAAGTAATTGGCAAAACTGCATTTGATTTTTTCACAAATGAGGTTGCATCAAAAAACACGATAATTGATAAAGAATTATTAGAAACCTTTTCAACATCCACATCTGAATTTACCTATTACTCACCTTCAAATCAAATGAAACATATAATTTTAAATAAAGCAGTCTACAAAAATATTGATGGAAGTGTTGGTGGTATTGTTTGTATTATGGATGATATTACAGAACGTATTCAACAAAAACAATTTTTGATTCAACAAAGTAAATTAGCAGAAATGGGTGATATGATAGCAGCAATTGCTCATCAATGGAATGAACCATTAGTTGAACTTTCAGCTCTTGTTCAAGATATACAAACATCATATTTATTAAAAGAATTGAAAGATATAGAAGTTAATGATTTTGTAAATGATTCTATGGTTCAAATTAAATATATGTCAAGAACACTAAATGATTTTAGAAACTTTTTAAAACCATCAACAAAGAAAAAGCTATTTTCAATATCTAAAGCTTTAAGTGATATTAATGAAATTATAGGAAAACAAGTGTTTTATTCAAATATTGAAATGACTTTTAATTATATAAATGAAAATGAAGAACTTTTAATATACGGCTATGAGAATGAATTTAAACAAGTTTTATTAAACTTAATAAATAATGCAAAAAATAAAATTATCCAAAAACATTCAGATAATAATCACAAAGGAAATATAATCATAAATATCAAAAGGACAACAAATCATAATATAATAGAAATTATTGATGATGCAGGTAAAATTGATGAAAATATTATACACTCAATTTTTCAGCCTTATTTTACAACTAAAAATAATGGGACAGGATTAGGACTTTATATGGCAAAAGTAATTATTGAAGATAAAATGAGGGGAACTATAAGAGTGAGAAATGAAGATGATAATGTAATTTTTACAATTAAACTACCTCATAAAAAGGCTTAAGATGAAGATTCTGCTACTAGAAGATAATAAAAAGTTAAATGATACTATTAGTAAAAGATTAAGACTTAAAGACTACAAAGTTCAATCATGTTTAGATGGAGCAGAAGCCTTGGAAAGAATCGCTGATGGCTATAGTTGTTTTATATTAGATATAAATGTCCCAAATGTTGATGGAATTAAAATTCTTAAAAAAATAAGAGAATATTACAAAGAGATACCAGTGATTATCATATCAGCTAGTGTAGAACTTGATGATATCAAACAATCATATGATTTTGGTTGTAATGATTATCTAAAAAAACCTTTTTTTATTGATGAATTAGAGATCAAAATAGAAAAACTTTGTAAAATACAAGATAACTTAATCTATTTTGATACAAATTGTTATTTTGATTATAAATCATCTTTAATTGTAATAAATAAAAAAGAACAAAGATTAACCAAAAAAGAAAGACTACTGTTAAATCTTTTTTTAACAAAAAAAAATCAAGTTTTATCATATCAAGTAATAGAAAATTACGTTTGGGAAGGAAGTTTTGCATCATTAGAATCTATTAGAAGTTTAATAAGACGATTAAGAAAGATTCTATCTAATGACTATATCCAAACTGTAGTTGATACTGGATATATATTTAAAAATATTTAATAGTAGTAAAAATATCATATAATTATCACATGGTATTGTTAAACTTGTTAGATAACAAATCTAAGGAGAAATGATAATGTTAAAAACTACTACAAAACTACTTGTTACAACAGCTCTATTGGCTGGTCTTGCAACTACAGCTAATGCTGCAAAGACTTATAAATGGAAGCTAGCAACTACATGGGGTTCAACATTAACTCCATTTATTGACTCACCTAATAATATGGCGAAACTAGTTGAAGAAATGTCAGATGGGCAATTCAAAATTAGAGTTGATGCTGCAAATAAGCATAAAGCTGCTTTTGGTATTCTAGATATGGTTAAAGGTGGTCAATATGATATGGGTCACTCTGCATCATATTATTGGAAAGGTAAAGATATTGATACTTTACCTTTTACAACAATGCCATTTGGTATGACTGCACCTGAGCAGTATGCATGGTTCTACTACGGTGGTGGTTTAGAATTAATGCAAAAAGCATATAAAAAACATAAGGTTTTATCTTTCCCTGGTGGAAACACAGGAAATCAAATGGGTGGTTGGTTCAGAAAAGAAATCAAATCACTTGATGATTTAAAAGGTCTTAAAATGAGAATTCCTGGTTTTGCAGGAGAAGTTATGGCTAAACTTGGTGTTCAAGTTACAAATATTGCTCCAGGTGAATTATATACTTCACTTGAACGAAGTACTATTGATGCATTAGAATGGGTAGGCCCTGGAATGGACATCAAAATGGGATTCCATAAAATTGCACCTTATTATTATACAGGTTGGCATGAACCAGCGACAGAATTACAATTTTTGGTAAATAAAAAATCTTATAATAAATTACCAAAACATTTACAACAAATTTTACTTACAGCTATGAAAGTAAGTTCTTATGATATGTATATCCAAAATTATCATATGAGTAGTGAAGCTTGGTCAACAATGACAAGTGAATTCCCAAATATTAAAATTAAAACTTTCCCAAAACCAGTAATGGATGCTATGAAGAAAGCAAATAAAGAGCTATTAGTTGAAAAAGCTAAAGATCATCCTTTATTAAAAGAAGTTTTAGATTCTCAAGCAGCTTATCAAAAGAAAGCTAGAGAATGGACAAAAATGTCTGACTATTTATACTTAAAAGACAACTTATAATATTTAATTTCTAACCCTTTATAAAGGGTTAGAAAACTTAATTAAAACTAATTTAAAACTATATATAGATATAATAAGTTTACTAAATGTATAAAATACTACGTTTACTTAACTTATTGTAAATTTCAAAAAGGATTATTATGCTGTTAAAACTAGAGCGCGGTTTTGATAAATTTGCCAATATTGTAGGGGCTTTTACTGCAATCGTAATGGTATTAATGATTTTAAATGTATCTTATGATGTTGTAATGAGATATTTTTTTAGATCAGGAAGTATTGCTATGCAAGAGATGGAATGGCATCTATTCTCTGTAATTATTCTATTAGGTATTTCTTATACCTTAAAAGAAGATGCACATGTTAGAGTTGACTTAATCTACGATAGATTAACTGAAAAGAAAAAAGCAAGAATAAATATGATTGGGGCGATTTTATTTATTTTGCCAGTTGCTTTATTAATAGGTATTGAATCAATACCTTATGTTGTAGAAGCTTATAACTCAAATGAGCAAAGTGGTGATCCAGGTGGACTTACAAATAGATGGATTGTAAAATCTCTTATACCTATGTCATTTTTCTTCCTTATTATTACAACAATTGGTTTTTTCATAAAAAATCTAAATGTATATAAAGGTAATCATCCTACAGAAAAAGGTCACATAAAAAATGAAATTGATAATTTAAAAAGTCAATTAAATGAACATAAACATCATATAGTTGATATTGATGAAAAAGGAGAAAACAAATGATTGGTATTCTTATGTTCTTTGCTGCACTAGGAATGTTACTATTTGGTTTTCCAGTAGCATTTACTTTTGCAGCAGTTTCTTTACTTTTTGGAATAATTGCAGGAATCGTTGAGATTGGTTTTGATGATGGATTTATGAGTATTTTTGAAGGTATAGAAGAGGGTCTTTCTATGTTTGATTTTATGCCTTATAGAATAATGTCAATAATGCAAAATACTATCTTAATGGCTGTACCTATGTTTATTTTTATGGGTATTATTTTACAAAAAACTGGACTTGCTGAAAAACTTTTAGAATCTATGGGATTCTTATTTGGTGAAATCAGAGGTGGAGTTGCAATTTCAACTGTTTTAGTAGGAAGTTTATTAGCAGCATCTACAGGTGTTGTTGGAGCATCAGTTGTTGCAATGGGAGTTATTTCACTTCCTGTTATGATGAAATACAAATACAATGTTCCATTAGCAACAGGTACTATTTGTGCTTCTGGAACATTAGGACAAATCATTCCACCATCTATTGTTTTAATCATCCTAGGAGATGTTTTCCAAGTACCAGTTGGTGATTTATTCCAAGCAGCTATTGGACCAGGTCTTGCACTTATTGCTGCATATATCTTATTTATTTTAATTATTTCATATTTCAAAAAAGATATGGCACCAGCTATTCCAAAAGATGAATCAAGAGGTTCTAAGAAAAAACAAGTAATGGTTGCATTAATGGCAATTATTCCTTCACTTACTCTTATAATTATGGTTTTAGGTTCAATTTTTGCAGGAGTTGCAACACCAACGGAATCTTCAGCAGTAGGGTGTATTGGAGCAGTATTCTTAGCAATTGCATATAGAAGTTTTTCATTTGATATGGTAAAAGAAGCAGCTTTTGAATCAGTAAAAATTACTTCAATGGTATTTGGTATCTTAATTGGTGCAACAGCATTCTCTATGGTATTTACTTATA
This genomic interval from Poseidonibacter antarcticus contains the following:
- a CDS encoding sensor histidine kinase, yielding MRKFILINLLFFTFLFAQKPKEVLLLHSYHKGYIWTDDISRTIEKRFKNYENIELTTVYMDTKKIANSSYLDQLAKLYKKQFENRNFDLIIASDNSAFDFVINYHTYLFENLPVLFCGINNFDKAFLEQNYMKKYMTGVVEQVDIEKNFELIKHLHPNLKKLVIINDTSKTGYAIKRDLRPIIKKYKNDFEIEYIDDLDINNISKKVSNLGKDTAILFVLLFKDTTGKYFTYKQSFKKIRESSNVPIYGLWDFYLNYGIVGGLLTSAIGQGEAVSKMALDVLNGKKISEIPILEKSPNEYMFDYKELERFNIDVTKNLNDYIIINKPSSEYKELTKFFILAILIIMILSIIVLTLRANIQRRLKVEHALSNRLEFDKVLLDTIPNPLYYKNIEGKFLGCNLAFANLVNEHRDQVIGKTAFDFFTNEVASKNTIIDKELLETFSTSTSEFTYYSPSNQMKHIILNKAVYKNIDGSVGGIVCIMDDITERIQQKQFLIQQSKLAEMGDMIAAIAHQWNEPLVELSALVQDIQTSYLLKELKDIEVNDFVNDSMVQIKYMSRTLNDFRNFLKPSTKKKLFSISKALSDINEIIGKQVFYSNIEMTFNYINENEELLIYGYENEFKQVLLNLINNAKNKIIQKHSDNNHKGNIIINIKRTTNHNIIEIIDDAGKIDENIIHSIFQPYFTTKNNGTGLGLYMAKVIIEDKMRGTIRVRNEDDNVIFTIKLPHKKA
- a CDS encoding response regulator transcription factor, with amino-acid sequence MKILLLEDNKKLNDTISKRLRLKDYKVQSCLDGAEALERIADGYSCFILDINVPNVDGIKILKKIREYYKEIPVIIISASVELDDIKQSYDFGCNDYLKKPFFIDELEIKIEKLCKIQDNLIYFDTNCYFDYKSSLIVINKKEQRLTKKERLLLNLFLTKKNQVLSYQVIENYVWEGSFASLESIRSLIRRLRKILSNDYIQTVVDTGYIFKNI
- a CDS encoding TRAP transporter substrate-binding protein, coding for MLKTTTKLLVTTALLAGLATTANAAKTYKWKLATTWGSTLTPFIDSPNNMAKLVEEMSDGQFKIRVDAANKHKAAFGILDMVKGGQYDMGHSASYYWKGKDIDTLPFTTMPFGMTAPEQYAWFYYGGGLELMQKAYKKHKVLSFPGGNTGNQMGGWFRKEIKSLDDLKGLKMRIPGFAGEVMAKLGVQVTNIAPGELYTSLERSTIDALEWVGPGMDIKMGFHKIAPYYYTGWHEPATELQFLVNKKSYNKLPKHLQQILLTAMKVSSYDMYIQNYHMSSEAWSTMTSEFPNIKIKTFPKPVMDAMKKANKELLVEKAKDHPLLKEVLDSQAAYQKKAREWTKMSDYLYLKDNL
- a CDS encoding TRAP transporter small permease subunit codes for the protein MLLKLERGFDKFANIVGAFTAIVMVLMILNVSYDVVMRYFFRSGSIAMQEMEWHLFSVIILLGISYTLKEDAHVRVDLIYDRLTEKKKARINMIGAILFILPVALLIGIESIPYVVEAYNSNEQSGDPGGLTNRWIVKSLIPMSFFFLIITTIGFFIKNLNVYKGNHPTEKGHIKNEIDNLKSQLNEHKHHIVDIDEKGENK
- a CDS encoding TRAP transporter large permease; this translates as MIGILMFFAALGMLLFGFPVAFTFAAVSLLFGIIAGIVEIGFDDGFMSIFEGIEEGLSMFDFMPYRIMSIMQNTILMAVPMFIFMGIILQKTGLAEKLLESMGFLFGEIRGGVAISTVLVGSLLAASTGVVGASVVAMGVISLPVMMKYKYNVPLATGTICASGTLGQIIPPSIVLIILGDVFQVPVGDLFQAAIGPGLALIAAYILFILIISYFKKDMAPAIPKDESRGSKKKQVMVALMAIIPSLTLIIMVLGSIFAGVATPTESSAVGCIGAVFLAIAYRSFSFDMVKEAAFESVKITSMVFGILIGATAFSMVFTYTGGDELVEHFMMNLPGDEKFAFILFTMLAIFVLGFFIDFVEISYIIVPILVPIAMNLDINPVWFAILIAMNLQTSFLTPPFGFSLFYLKGVVPSSVRTIDIYKGVLPFIFIQVTVLVLLVFYPELFGISASS